A genomic window from Desulfuromonas sp. TF includes:
- a CDS encoding phosphatidylserine/phosphatidylglycerophosphate/cardiolipin synthase family protein yields the protein MKGFGKSLLFIMGGLAVAWMAGNLLLEVQLPDRSGRRDGFPDPMNPDLSLREVFDLLPDGGGEEIRVSLLDENSMGWVERWRLLAAARERLDIGYFILKQDIFGMAFLGHILHKAHEGLDIRILLDAMGTRMSRTLRGNDYLDTLVNTKKITVRIYRPLPFRYLDAFLTLNPAAIFVSNHDKILLADGMRGMIGGRNISSEYFTSPDDDPQVFRDTDILLVGPMTGERLETIFEAQYMGGEAHRVEREELDLKDSTDDLLLAYRVMDAWLRGGSIPSEIEERIQERDFPWLEELRDMPQLRGALVESEPERTSAEVRLVDSRCRLMEADDFITRSLIRLVRSAREEVFIQSPYLVLPEEAADILEEAAARGVKITVLTNSPLSSDNAMSQGVFLEQWPELLARVPGLRIYVAGDRHNLHSKLAVFDGRLALVGTYNLDPLSMALNSELVAAAWSSPLAGDLLQNRRGFIAEGSPLIYEYLIKRDAEGNPLRDDKGRAIVDFGPEDHIPPEEMKGALRYRKMFHWGWRLFKDSPLL from the coding sequence ATGAAGGGCTTTGGAAAGTCGCTTCTTTTCATCATGGGAGGTCTTGCCGTCGCCTGGATGGCGGGCAACCTGCTGCTCGAAGTTCAGCTTCCGGACCGCAGCGGCCGCCGTGACGGCTTTCCCGATCCGATGAATCCAGATCTCTCTCTTCGCGAGGTTTTCGATCTCCTCCCGGACGGAGGTGGAGAAGAGATTCGGGTGAGTCTGCTGGACGAAAATTCCATGGGGTGGGTCGAACGCTGGCGCCTCCTGGCGGCGGCCCGCGAGCGCCTTGACATCGGTTATTTCATCCTCAAGCAAGATATATTTGGCATGGCTTTTCTCGGCCACATTCTGCACAAGGCTCATGAAGGGCTTGATATCCGTATCCTTCTCGACGCCATGGGCACCAGGATGTCGCGCACCCTGCGAGGAAACGATTACCTCGATACTCTCGTCAATACGAAGAAAATAACGGTTCGCATCTACCGCCCTCTTCCTTTCAGGTATCTGGACGCCTTTCTGACCTTGAATCCGGCGGCCATCTTCGTCAGCAATCATGACAAAATTCTTCTCGCCGACGGGATGCGTGGCATGATCGGCGGCCGCAACATCTCCAGCGAATATTTCACTTCTCCGGATGACGATCCGCAGGTCTTTCGCGATACTGACATTCTTCTTGTCGGACCCATGACGGGCGAACGCCTCGAAACCATTTTCGAAGCCCAGTACATGGGGGGGGAAGCGCACAGGGTGGAGCGGGAGGAACTCGACCTGAAGGACTCTACGGATGACCTGCTCCTGGCTTATCGAGTGATGGATGCCTGGCTGCGCGGTGGGTCGATCCCTTCGGAGATAGAGGAGCGGATACAAGAACGTGACTTTCCCTGGCTTGAAGAGCTCCGGGATATGCCTCAGCTTCGCGGGGCCCTTGTGGAATCAGAACCCGAGCGGACTTCCGCCGAAGTTCGTCTGGTCGACAGCCGCTGCCGGCTGATGGAGGCGGACGATTTCATCACCCGCAGTCTGATCCGTCTGGTGCGCTCCGCACGCGAGGAGGTTTTCATCCAGAGCCCCTATCTGGTCCTGCCGGAAGAAGCCGCGGACATCCTGGAGGAAGCCGCCGCACGGGGAGTGAAGATCACCGTTCTGACCAACAGCCCTCTGTCCAGCGACAATGCCATGAGTCAGGGGGTATTCCTGGAGCAGTGGCCGGAGCTGCTGGCCAGGGTTCCGGGCCTGCGCATCTATGTTGCCGGAGACCGGCACAATTTGCACTCAAAACTGGCGGTCTTCGACGGTCGGCTGGCGCTGGTCGGGACGTACAATCTCGATCCGTTGAGCATGGCCCTCAACAGCGAACTCGTCGCGGCCGCCTGGTCTTCTCCCCTTGCCGGGGATCTTCTGCAGAATCGGCGGGGGTTCATCGCCGAAGGCTCCCCGCTGATCTATGAATACCTCATCAAGCGCGATGCGGAAGGGAATCCCCTTCGAGACGACAAAGGTCGCGCGATCGTCGATTTCGGTCCCGAGGACCATATCCCACCCGAAGAGATGAAGGGAGCGCTGCGATACCGGAAAATGTTCCACTGGGGCTGGCGCCTCTTCAAGGACTCACCTCTTCTGTGA
- a CDS encoding endonuclease/exonuclease/phosphatase family protein — translation MRKPRFRLYSLALPLIFMTAFTIASPWDAFQMESIFGQVRDADAISERLPYWRDDPAPPRLVQRPDLPPLRALTYNLHSGLGSEWRLFATRREVEATLRAIARRIVEEAPATSPVDVIGLNEVDFHSRRSGWTDQAAFLADELFSLTGHFYRVVRGETWRRTVPGLEVQFGNAVLVRHPVMEDHACELGSHCESGTTIDPAGHLLSRILGEKRGIVRVRIDFHGQPVDVLVTHLEAFVLKQREVQAAEILRNYVRPEVPTVLLGDINAVPSDMTAARGPFAADRTHDILTSGKLVDARVRIAALEGLKDLSIWSTYPALQPEWPLDGVFATADLLPQAVRVVGADESDHRGLLVSYGWLDEEMAAKYGRWHDTMRRRQLGIIMNGDLASPEPGVDRRAAWLASATGFGEMIAELMKKPVAL, via the coding sequence ATGCGAAAGCCTAGATTCCGCCTGTACAGCCTTGCCCTGCCGCTGATCTTCATGACGGCTTTCACCATCGCCAGCCCGTGGGACGCTTTCCAGATGGAAAGCATTTTCGGGCAGGTTCGGGACGCCGATGCAATTTCGGAGCGACTCCCTTACTGGAGGGATGATCCCGCTCCGCCCCGGCTGGTGCAGCGCCCGGATCTGCCGCCGTTGCGGGCGCTCACCTACAATCTTCATTCGGGCCTCGGCTCCGAATGGCGCCTGTTCGCCACCCGCAGGGAGGTCGAAGCCACTCTTCGTGCCATCGCCCGACGAATCGTCGAGGAGGCGCCGGCGACTTCTCCTGTGGATGTCATCGGTCTCAACGAAGTCGATTTCCATTCGCGTCGCAGCGGCTGGACCGATCAGGCCGCGTTCCTGGCCGATGAACTCTTTTCTCTCACGGGTCATTTCTATCGAGTGGTGCGCGGCGAAACCTGGCGCCGGACGGTCCCGGGGCTGGAGGTTCAATTCGGCAACGCCGTCCTTGTCCGGCATCCGGTCATGGAAGACCATGCCTGCGAACTCGGTTCTCATTGTGAATCCGGGACCACGATAGACCCCGCCGGGCACCTGCTCTCGCGTATTCTCGGCGAGAAGCGCGGCATCGTGAGGGTGCGAATCGATTTTCACGGCCAGCCGGTGGACGTGCTGGTGACTCATTTGGAGGCCTTCGTCCTGAAACAGCGGGAGGTCCAGGCCGCTGAAATCCTGCGCAACTACGTCCGCCCCGAGGTTCCGACCGTGCTGCTTGGCGATATCAATGCCGTCCCCTCGGATATGACCGCCGCTCGCGGGCCTTTTGCCGCCGACCGGACGCACGACATTTTGACCAGCGGCAAACTGGTCGATGCCCGGGTGCGTATCGCTGCACTTGAGGGTTTGAAAGATCTTTCGATCTGGTCGACCTATCCTGCCCTCCAGCCGGAATGGCCCCTTGACGGCGTTTTTGCCACGGCCGATCTCCTTCCCCAGGCCGTGCGGGTGGTCGGCGCTGATGAATCCGACCATCGCGGGCTGCTCGTATCCTACGGCTGGCTGGATGAGGAGATGGCGGCGAAATATGGACGCTGGCACGACACCATGCGCCGTCGCCAGCTTGGTATAATTATGAACGGCGACCTGGCTTCCCCCGAACCCGGAGTGGATCGGCGGGCGGCCTGGCTTGCCTCGGCCACGGGTTTTGGAGAAATGATTGCGGAACTGATGAAGAAACCTGTCGCGCTGTAA
- a CDS encoding PGPGW domain-containing protein translates to MKTVKLLLGILLISVGIFLLAVPGPGLLVVFAGLGVLASESRGVAHLLDRSEIFARNWWHKTRNRRREVPPGKSIHPRRTRKGR, encoded by the coding sequence ATGAAGACGGTAAAACTGCTACTGGGAATCCTCCTGATTTCGGTCGGGATTTTTCTGCTGGCCGTGCCCGGTCCCGGATTGCTCGTGGTCTTTGCCGGTCTGGGGGTGCTGGCCTCCGAATCACGTGGCGTTGCGCACCTGCTCGACCGTTCGGAGATTTTTGCGCGAAACTGGTGGCATAAGACCAGGAACCGCCGGAGAGAGGTGCCCCCCGGAAAAAGCATTCATCCACGAAGGACACGAAAGGGGCGCTAA
- a CDS encoding DUF2383 domain-containing protein, translating to MEQKEIQRKIRSLIQLDIDATHAYQHAIEKTEHRGVRDQLILFQKDHERHVRELSAKLVGMGEKAPDSPDLKGYLIEGFTGLRSSTGTKGALAMQTNEKLTNRKYEEAAKEDFPPEIRSLIESNRQDEIKHLRYVEQVLAEKVWETQQPTRSATMHDQLFKTLKKDHEETKKIFTRMRESESAAERRSLVETLRKEILPHMIAEEKMVYASLRERKELWSDALEGLEEHHAAQMVLRELAEMSPEDERFLAKATVLKEMVEHHIREEENKIFRDLEETLSENRAGEVLDGFHREKELAQSKYPDIPSVTSEQPEIRVH from the coding sequence ATGGAACAGAAGGAAATCCAGAGAAAGATCAGATCTCTCATTCAATTGGATATCGATGCCACCCATGCCTATCAGCATGCCATCGAAAAAACCGAGCATCGCGGGGTTCGGGATCAACTGATCCTGTTCCAAAAAGATCATGAGCGGCATGTGCGCGAGCTCTCGGCAAAGCTCGTCGGGATGGGAGAAAAAGCTCCCGATTCCCCCGATCTCAAGGGATATCTGATCGAGGGCTTCACGGGACTGCGCAGCAGCACCGGCACCAAGGGGGCACTGGCCATGCAGACCAACGAAAAGTTGACCAACCGCAAGTACGAGGAGGCCGCGAAAGAAGATTTTCCCCCCGAAATCCGGAGTCTCATCGAAAGCAACCGGCAGGATGAGATAAAACACCTGCGATATGTAGAACAGGTGCTTGCGGAAAAAGTATGGGAAACTCAACAGCCGACAAGGAGCGCGACCATGCACGATCAATTGTTCAAGACGCTGAAGAAGGATCATGAGGAAACGAAGAAAATCTTTACCCGAATGCGGGAGTCGGAGAGCGCGGCGGAGCGAAGAAGTCTGGTCGAAACGCTTCGCAAGGAGATCCTTCCCCACATGATCGCCGAAGAGAAAATGGTCTACGCCTCCCTGAGGGAACGGAAGGAACTCTGGTCCGACGCCCTCGAAGGGCTGGAAGAACATCATGCGGCGCAGATGGTCCTTCGAGAACTTGCTGAGATGTCGCCCGAAGACGAGCGTTTCCTGGCCAAGGCGACGGTGCTCAAGGAAATGGTCGAGCATCACATTCGGGAAGAAGAAAACAAAATTTTCCGGGATCTGGAGGAAACCCTGAGCGAAAACAGGGCGGGGGAGGTGCTGGACGGATTCCATCGGGAAAAAGAGCTGGCGCAGTCCAAATATCCCGATATCCCGTCGGTCACCTCGGAACAGCCTGAAATCCGCGTGCACTAA
- a CDS encoding SDR family NAD(P)-dependent oxidoreductase — MRRLSERTILITGATDGLGRRVAEDLAASGAVILLHGRSPEKGRSALAEIRRATGNDRLHYFNGDFSSLEAVRRLAAEVAAGNPLLDILVNNAGLGAGSHPKSRETSADGWELRFAVNYLAPFLLTRRLLPLLRRAAGESGEARIVNVASAAQQTIDFDDPMLARGYNGMRAYSQSKLALVMFTFDLAAELEGSGVTVNALHPASLMDTKMVREWFGKPRTSVGEGARALERLVLSEEVEEMTGAYFEGLRQGRADAQAYDPEARRLLREMSMRWIEA, encoded by the coding sequence ATGAGACGACTCAGTGAACGGACCATTCTGATCACCGGCGCAACCGACGGACTTGGAAGACGGGTCGCCGAAGACCTTGCCGCGTCAGGCGCCGTGATCCTTCTCCACGGACGCAGCCCGGAAAAGGGCCGCTCCGCCCTTGCGGAAATCCGCCGAGCCACGGGCAACGATCGGCTTCATTACTTCAACGGTGACTTTTCCTCGCTGGAGGCGGTCCGCCGCCTCGCCGCCGAAGTCGCCGCCGGAAATCCACTCCTCGACATTCTCGTCAACAACGCCGGACTCGGAGCCGGATCGCATCCGAAGTCCCGGGAGACGAGCGCGGACGGCTGGGAGCTTCGTTTCGCTGTTAATTATCTGGCCCCTTTCCTGCTCACCCGTCGCCTGCTGCCGCTGTTGCGCCGTGCCGCCGGAGAGAGCGGGGAAGCCCGCATCGTCAATGTCGCCTCCGCCGCCCAGCAGACGATCGATTTCGACGATCCGATGCTGGCGCGGGGATACAACGGGATGCGCGCCTATAGCCAGAGCAAGCTGGCGTTGGTGATGTTCACCTTCGATTTGGCCGCGGAGTTGGAGGGAAGCGGAGTCACGGTGAACGCCCTGCATCCGGCATCGCTCATGGATACGAAAATGGTGCGTGAATGGTTCGGCAAGCCGAGGACTTCGGTCGGTGAAGGAGCCCGCGCCCTGGAGCGGTTGGTGCTGTCGGAGGAGGTCGAAGAGATGACGGGGGCGTATTTCGAAGGTCTCCGCCAGGGACGGGCCGATGCCCAGGCCTACGATCCGGAGGCGCGGCGTCTGCTGCGGGAAATGAGCATGCGCTGGATCGAAGCTTGA
- a CDS encoding putative glycoside hydrolase yields the protein MLPVFFLVFLVSSSFASIPVRGLVLDAATRKPVAGASVTLDGIAVRTDLNGEFDFPHPVERIAARAPGYRRAEIVPGDKAPIIELKPFTPKGLYLSFWGAGHGGLRGAALKLIEETELNTLVIDVKGDLGLLSYPSAIPMAGEIGAQKTITLKKLPALVNSLKEKGIYTIARVVVFKDTPLASARPELAVRRTDGTPFTDREGLGWVDPFFSEIWDYNIAVAEEAARMGFDEVQFDYVRFPDTAGLVFSQENTEESRVAAISGFLARASERLAPYNVFTSADIFGYVCWNTNDTSIGQSLDELAPHVDYLAPMLYPSGFQHGVGEYKNPVKYPYEMVYLSLRKAQQRSGLPAVRFRPWLQAFRDYAFDRRHFKEFEIAAQIEASRDFGSNGWMLWNASNTYRKYGLIVNSPSVPEKDENLHQAEEDLRQAEENLRRAEELNRKSKTSIGSS from the coding sequence ATGCTTCCGGTTTTTTTTCTTGTCTTTCTCGTTTCCTCTTCTTTCGCGAGCATTCCTGTCCGGGGCTTGGTCCTAGATGCAGCTACCAGGAAGCCGGTCGCCGGAGCCAGCGTCACCCTTGACGGCATCGCTGTCCGTACCGATCTCAACGGTGAATTCGATTTCCCGCATCCGGTGGAGCGGATCGCCGCGCGGGCTCCGGGATATCGCCGTGCCGAGATTGTTCCCGGTGACAAGGCTCCGATCATCGAACTGAAGCCTTTTACTCCCAAGGGGCTATATCTCTCTTTCTGGGGGGCCGGACATGGAGGCTTGCGCGGAGCGGCCCTGAAACTGATCGAAGAGACCGAGCTCAACACCCTCGTCATCGATGTCAAGGGGGATCTGGGACTCCTCTCCTATCCGAGCGCCATCCCGATGGCGGGGGAAATCGGGGCCCAGAAGACCATTACCCTGAAAAAACTCCCCGCACTGGTGAACTCCCTGAAAGAGAAAGGGATCTATACCATCGCCCGCGTCGTGGTATTCAAGGATACGCCCCTGGCCTCGGCCCGCCCCGAACTGGCGGTGCGCCGGACCGACGGGACTCCGTTCACCGACCGGGAAGGGCTGGGATGGGTCGATCCCTTCTTCTCCGAAATCTGGGATTACAATATAGCGGTGGCCGAAGAGGCGGCCCGGATGGGCTTTGACGAGGTCCAGTTCGATTATGTCCGTTTTCCCGACACCGCCGGCCTCGTTTTTTCACAGGAGAACACGGAAGAGAGCCGGGTTGCGGCGATATCGGGTTTTCTGGCTCGGGCCAGTGAGCGCCTCGCCCCCTACAACGTCTTCACCTCTGCGGATATTTTTGGCTATGTCTGCTGGAACACCAACGATACTTCCATCGGCCAGAGCCTGGACGAACTCGCCCCCCACGTCGATTATCTGGCGCCGATGCTCTATCCTTCCGGTTTTCAGCACGGCGTGGGCGAGTACAAAAATCCGGTGAAATACCCCTACGAGATGGTTTATCTCTCCCTGCGCAAGGCCCAGCAGCGCAGCGGTCTGCCGGCGGTTCGCTTTCGCCCCTGGCTGCAGGCTTTTCGGGATTACGCTTTCGACCGCCGGCACTTCAAGGAATTCGAAATTGCCGCGCAGATTGAAGCGAGCAGGGATTTCGGGTCCAATGGCTGGATGCTCTGGAATGCCTCAAACACCTATCGAAAGTACGGCCTGATTGTGAACTCGCCGTCCGTCCCCGAGAAAGATGAGAACCTGCACCAAGCCGAAGAGGACCTGCGCCAGGCTGAAGAAAATCTGCGTCGGGCTGAAGAGCTGAATCGCAAATCGAAAACCTCCATCGGTTCGAGTTGA
- a CDS encoding S8 family serine peptidase, with translation MNPFIPILLLVLFLFAGCEGGGGGGTPAPDDGGGDTPSPTTGIISGTLIVPPNHTLEIEPNETAASAQLVSDVQKVAGRASVADPGFILLGQEGISVQDLYRLEADGPVRITLTLAANDPVSNNLDLILMNADGILLDASNGSASTELVETLGPGIFLAGVRAASGASAYLLSLSPIGGLGSLQTQAFEGEGEFVPDELLVKMREGSPSGAVYGLASGHRLKAMKEFSRGLHQMQIAEHPVSAAEAKLDLPKSRSNAVKARMIDEIRKLQRNPFVEYAEPNYIRKPSRLPNDDLFDLQWHYSLINLPQAWDRTIGSSEVTTAVLDTGILPGHPDLQNRLVSGYDFVSNPDLANDGDGIDPDPTDPGDGFHEFSSSFHGTLVAGIVAAETDNIAGVAGVTWATRLMPLRVLGIGGGTDANIAQAIRYAAGLPNNSGTFPERPADVINMSFGGSGFSQTVNDAVQDARAAGSVLVAAAGNNSNSIPFYPASYAGVLAVAAVDLASQRAPYSNFGPQIDLAAPGGDSSRDLNGDGHPDGILSTDGDIEGNFLYRFQSGTSFSAPHVAGVVALMLGVNPSLSPADIDQLVSGTHPETGIQITRDLGTPGRDDLYGHGLIDASKAILAAQEVPGGGGGEPESRLAISATVLDFDFYLTGLTFEISNAGSGVLNITDISSDQPWLSVIPTEGNAPLTVRLTVNRNGLSQGNYQGTVTITSDAAQGPASATVQVFMSVGEVVFGNVGNIFVLLIDEANQQTVAQVETDFSQGYAYSIGGISPGSFLVVAGTDRDEDGIICDIEDACGFYPLSVTVNAGSDQRNLNFTIGELIAPQTASLRERIPLQNLIRLR, from the coding sequence ATGAACCCCTTTATTCCGATTCTTCTACTGGTCCTATTTCTGTTTGCCGGATGCGAAGGCGGTGGTGGGGGGGGCACGCCCGCGCCGGACGACGGCGGGGGAGACACCCCTTCCCCGACTACGGGGATCATTTCGGGTACCCTGATCGTCCCTCCGAACCATACTCTTGAAATCGAACCTAACGAAACGGCAGCTTCAGCCCAGCTGGTGTCGGACGTGCAGAAGGTGGCCGGCAGAGCCTCAGTCGCCGATCCGGGATTTATCCTCCTTGGCCAGGAAGGAATTTCCGTACAGGACCTTTACCGCCTGGAAGCCGATGGACCGGTCCGAATCACTCTCACCCTTGCAGCCAATGACCCGGTCTCCAACAATCTCGATCTGATCCTGATGAATGCGGACGGTATCCTCCTGGATGCTTCGAACGGCTCTGCTTCAACAGAGCTTGTCGAGACCTTGGGACCGGGAATCTTTCTGGCGGGGGTGCGGGCCGCGAGTGGCGCAAGCGCCTACCTCCTCTCGCTGTCGCCGATTGGCGGACTGGGAAGCCTGCAGACACAGGCGTTTGAGGGCGAGGGTGAATTCGTGCCCGACGAACTTCTGGTCAAGATGCGGGAGGGGTCCCCTTCCGGGGCGGTTTACGGCCTCGCGTCAGGCCATCGGCTGAAGGCGATGAAGGAATTTTCCCGGGGGCTGCACCAGATGCAGATCGCCGAGCATCCCGTCTCCGCAGCCGAAGCCAAGCTCGACCTTCCGAAGAGCCGCTCCAATGCCGTGAAGGCCCGTATGATCGACGAGATCCGAAAACTTCAGCGCAATCCTTTCGTCGAATATGCCGAACCCAATTACATTCGAAAACCGTCGCGCCTGCCCAACGATGATTTATTCGATCTGCAATGGCACTATTCTCTGATCAATCTTCCCCAGGCCTGGGACCGGACCATCGGCAGCTCGGAAGTGACCACGGCGGTTCTCGATACGGGGATACTCCCCGGCCATCCCGATCTGCAAAACCGTTTGGTGTCCGGTTACGATTTCGTCAGCAATCCGGATCTGGCAAACGATGGCGATGGAATCGATCCCGACCCCACCGATCCGGGTGACGGTTTCCACGAATTCAGCAGCAGCTTTCACGGCACCCTGGTGGCGGGCATCGTCGCGGCCGAAACAGACAATATTGCGGGCGTGGCGGGAGTCACCTGGGCAACCCGGCTCATGCCTCTGCGGGTCCTGGGTATCGGCGGCGGAACCGACGCCAATATCGCCCAGGCCATCCGCTATGCGGCGGGACTGCCTAACAACTCCGGCACCTTCCCTGAACGCCCCGCAGATGTCATCAACATGAGCTTCGGCGGGAGCGGATTCAGCCAGACCGTAAACGATGCCGTGCAGGACGCCCGCGCCGCCGGTTCCGTTCTGGTGGCGGCCGCCGGCAATAACAGCAACAGCATCCCCTTCTACCCCGCCTCCTACGCCGGCGTTCTGGCCGTTGCCGCGGTAGATCTGGCGTCGCAAAGAGCTCCCTATTCCAATTTCGGCCCCCAGATCGACCTGGCGGCTCCGGGCGGAGACAGCAGCCGCGACCTGAATGGCGATGGGCATCCGGACGGGATACTGAGTACGGACGGCGACATCGAGGGAAACTTCCTCTATCGCTTCCAGTCCGGCACATCCTTCTCCGCCCCCCATGTCGCCGGGGTCGTTGCCCTGATGCTCGGAGTGAATCCTTCCCTCTCACCCGCCGATATCGACCAATTAGTCAGCGGAACACATCCGGAAACGGGCATCCAGATCACCCGGGATCTCGGCACCCCCGGCAGGGACGATCTGTACGGCCATGGGCTGATCGACGCATCCAAGGCGATACTCGCAGCCCAGGAGGTACCGGGAGGAGGAGGAGGCGAACCCGAATCCCGGCTGGCGATCTCCGCCACGGTTCTCGATTTCGACTTCTACCTCACCGGTCTCACTTTCGAGATCAGCAATGCCGGATCCGGCGTCCTCAACATCACCGATATCTCCTCCGATCAACCATGGCTTTCCGTCATCCCCACGGAAGGCAATGCACCCCTGACGGTCCGTCTCACCGTCAACCGCAACGGCCTCTCTCAGGGAAATTACCAGGGAACAGTAACCATCACTTCCGATGCCGCCCAGGGCCCGGCCTCCGCTACCGTCCAGGTCTTCATGAGCGTCGGCGAGGTCGTGTTCGGCAATGTCGGAAATATTTTTGTCCTGCTCATCGATGAGGCCAATCAGCAGACCGTCGCGCAGGTTGAAACAGACTTTTCCCAAGGCTATGCCTATTCGATCGGTGGGATCAGCCCGGGCTCATTCCTGGTGGTGGCCGGCACGGACCGGGACGAAGATGGCATAATTTGCGACATCGAGGATGCCTGCGGCTTTTATCCCCTTTCGGTCACCGTGAACGCCGGCAGCGACCAGAGGAATCTGAATTTCACCATCGGTGAACTCATAGCGCCGCAAACCGCAAGCCTGAGGGAACGAATTCCCCTCCAGAATCTGATTCGGTTGAGGTGA
- a CDS encoding protease complex subunit PrcB family protein, which yields MGDRSAIFIAGILLIALCGCLSRKIEHQVLERGIQAGAALSDSHFAVVNTKEEFSGLYRKIHSGVLPPPEPPPVDFSKSFILVIAMGEKPTAGYALEIGQVVREGSRLVVEVRSIEPDSERMQATVITRPYALIRIEWQPGLETAVFVNPSGKRLAEIPLN from the coding sequence ATGGGGGACCGATCAGCCATTTTTATCGCGGGGATTCTTCTGATCGCCCTGTGCGGTTGTCTATCCCGGAAGATCGAACATCAGGTTCTGGAACGAGGGATTCAAGCCGGCGCCGCTCTTTCGGATTCACATTTCGCGGTCGTGAACACGAAAGAGGAGTTCTCCGGGCTGTATCGCAAGATTCATTCCGGAGTACTTCCTCCACCGGAACCGCCTCCGGTGGATTTCAGCAAATCGTTCATTCTGGTGATTGCCATGGGTGAGAAACCGACCGCCGGCTATGCCCTGGAGATCGGCCAAGTCGTTCGGGAGGGTTCGAGACTCGTGGTGGAGGTCCGGTCCATCGAGCCGGACTCCGAACGGATGCAGGCGACCGTCATCACCCGACCCTACGCGCTGATCCGCATCGAGTGGCAGCCCGGTCTCGAGACCGCTGTCTTCGTCAATCCAAGCGGGAAGCGTCTAGCGGAGATACCGCTGAACTGA
- a CDS encoding general secretion pathway protein GspB, protein MSFILDALKKSEAERRQGEVPSLQNDIGSAAPRRRSIWPLVLTFALLLNGAVLGGWLLLRQEKPPVAATSSGEPDRILASRAGHAESTGDLTTKSAPVAKETELSAAAVKPITITDPPVQPAQATVSTRESVPVKQAGVTPQAKPKAAAPAFKENPAAASEEIGSYKTRAAQSVKSVKPEKPAQPAQSPTKRATVAAPAPAESFPLISELPADLRSGLPGLNLQLHFFSPDPARRLVRLNGSNLREGERGGDGLSVVEITPDGIRLTCRGVRFFLPTVRR, encoded by the coding sequence ATGTCATTCATTCTTGATGCTCTGAAAAAATCGGAAGCCGAGCGGCGGCAGGGGGAAGTCCCCAGCCTGCAGAACGATATCGGTTCCGCCGCCCCTCGCCGGCGCTCCATCTGGCCCTTAGTGCTGACCTTCGCCCTTCTTCTCAACGGGGCGGTGCTCGGCGGCTGGCTGCTCCTTCGGCAGGAGAAACCTCCCGTGGCGGCGACGTCCTCCGGAGAGCCCGACCGTATCCTCGCTTCCCGTGCCGGCCACGCCGAATCGACTGGAGACCTTACAACAAAGTCCGCTCCTGTGGCCAAAGAGACCGAGCTGTCCGCCGCGGCGGTGAAGCCGATAACGATAACGGATCCGCCGGTCCAACCGGCGCAGGCGACTGTCTCAACCCGCGAATCTGTTCCGGTAAAGCAGGCAGGCGTGACACCGCAGGCGAAACCGAAGGCCGCCGCGCCCGCCTTCAAGGAAAACCCCGCTGCCGCCTCGGAGGAGATCGGATCCTATAAAACCCGAGCGGCACAATCCGTTAAATCAGTAAAACCGGAAAAACCCGCGCAACCGGCACAATCGCCAACGAAACGGGCAACTGTAGCCGCGCCGGCTCCGGCCGAATCGTTTCCTCTTATTTCCGAACTGCCTGCCGACCTCCGCTCCGGTCTGCCCGGGCTGAACCTGCAGCTCCACTTTTTTTCCCCGGATCCCGCCCGCCGTCTGGTCCGTCTCAACGGCTCCAATCTGCGGGAAGGGGAACGGGGAGGGGACGGCCTGAGCGTGGTGGAGATCACGCCCGACGGAATCCGGCTCACCTGCCGGGGAGTCCGCTTCTTCCTTCCGACCGTCCGCCGCTGA